In a genomic window of Temperatibacter marinus:
- a CDS encoding NINE protein yields MTDYIQRPGEKNAIIALLLCFFLFWLGAHNWYLGRSFRAILQIGLAVVGLIPFLGWPFGALLAVWAFIEFIMILIGNGRDGQGRPVTL; encoded by the coding sequence ATGACAGATTATATCCAACGACCCGGCGAGAAAAACGCAATTATAGCATTGCTATTGTGCTTTTTTCTATTTTGGCTGGGCGCTCACAATTGGTATTTAGGTAGAAGTTTTAGAGCAATTTTACAGATTGGTTTAGCCGTTGTCGGGCTCATTCCTTTCCTTGGCTGGCCATTTGGCGCCTTGCTTGCTGTATGGGCTTTCATAGAATTTATAATGATCCTGATAGGCAATGGAAGAGATGGTCAAGGAAGACCAGTCACTCTTTAA
- the glgC gene encoding glucose-1-phosphate adenylyltransferase has protein sequence MKKRISGESLTRQTMAYVLAGGRGSRLKDLTDRRAKPAVYFGGKSRIIDFALSNAVNSGIRRIGVATQYKAHSLIRHLQRGWNFFRAERNESFDILPASQRVSETQWYEGTADAVYQNIDIIESYDPKYMIILAGDHIYKMDYRLMLEQHVESGADVTIGCLEVSQEEAKGFGVMGVDDKDGIINFLEKPSDPPTIPGTTDRCLASMGIYVFNTEYLIDLLKKDAVTEGSTRDFGNDLIPYIVQNGKAQAHRYTQSCVRSEVEEEAYWRDVGTVDAYWKASLDLTSFNPGLDLYDRDWPIWTYAEITPPAKFIHESDGRRGEAISSLVGGDVIVSGSQVYKSLLSTGVRTHSYAVIENSVLLPHVTVNRNARLKNVVVDGNVVIPEGLVVGQNAEEDARRFYRSENGICLITQKMIDNL, from the coding sequence ATGAAAAAACGTATATCTGGAGAAAGCTTGACACGACAGACAATGGCTTATGTCCTTGCCGGAGGTCGAGGCAGTCGATTAAAAGATTTAACTGATCGTCGGGCTAAGCCAGCTGTATATTTTGGTGGTAAAAGTAGAATCATTGATTTTGCACTCTCAAACGCTGTTAACTCAGGAATAAGAAGAATTGGCGTTGCTACACAGTATAAAGCTCATAGCCTCATTCGTCATTTGCAAAGAGGTTGGAATTTTTTCCGAGCGGAGAGAAATGAAAGTTTCGATATTCTACCTGCATCTCAGCGTGTCTCAGAGACCCAGTGGTATGAAGGTACAGCAGACGCGGTTTATCAAAATATTGATATCATTGAATCATATGATCCAAAATATATGATTATTCTTGCCGGAGATCACATTTATAAAATGGATTACCGCTTAATGCTTGAGCAACATGTAGAAAGTGGGGCTGATGTTACGATTGGATGCTTGGAAGTATCTCAAGAAGAAGCCAAAGGGTTTGGTGTTATGGGAGTTGATGACAAGGATGGAATTATAAATTTCCTTGAAAAACCTTCTGATCCCCCAACAATTCCAGGGACAACAGACCGATGTTTAGCGTCCATGGGTATCTATGTTTTTAATACAGAGTATCTCATTGACCTATTAAAGAAAGACGCTGTGACAGAAGGGTCTACAAGGGATTTCGGAAATGACCTTATTCCATATATTGTGCAAAATGGGAAAGCCCAAGCGCATCGATACACACAATCATGCGTTAGATCAGAAGTAGAAGAAGAAGCCTACTGGAGAGATGTGGGGACTGTTGATGCCTACTGGAAAGCCAGTCTTGACTTAACAAGCTTTAACCCTGGTCTTGATCTTTATGACCGTGATTGGCCGATTTGGACCTATGCTGAAATTACACCGCCTGCAAAATTTATTCACGAATCTGATGGGCGACGCGGTGAGGCAATCAGCTCTTTAGTGGGCGGCGATGTGATTGTTTCAGGTTCTCAAGTCTACAAGTCTCTACTTTCTACAGGCGTGAGAACTCATTCTTATGCTGTTATTGAAAATTCAGTCTTACTGCCACATGTGACTGTCAATCGTAATGCACGACTTAAAAATGTTGTCGTCGACGGCAATGTCGTAATCCCTGAAGGATTGGTAGTTGGACAAAATGCAGAAGAAGATGCAAGACGATTTTATAGAAGTGAGAATGGTATTTGTCTTATCACTCAGAAAATGATAGATAACCTGTAA
- a CDS encoding class I SAM-dependent DNA methyltransferase — MKSLLDLYNLERYSDAEKYAKSLTNLFPNNNFGWKILAAVFKKTNRHSAAVEAGRKAIEISPNDTEAHCNLGNTLLDIGHREEAMKSYLTVTKLDPNHAAKHLVASMSGENTKGASKDYVKWLFDGYAENFEQSLVDTLDYSVPHVLADLIFKENEGKPLGKVLDLGCGTGLFGQEILNQYTYLEGIDLSVNMLNKAAEKEIYDTLVSRDILEYLSQKELCYDYFIAADVFVYIGDLSEIFKQIKKRNKKGARLAFSTEELSGDSYRLQPSGRYAHSKDYIQKLCKQFDYKILKHHEMGIRKDENVGYIPGALYLLGF, encoded by the coding sequence GTGAAGAGCCTGTTAGATTTGTATAATCTTGAGCGATATAGTGATGCTGAAAAATATGCAAAATCCCTTACAAATCTTTTCCCTAATAATAATTTTGGCTGGAAAATTCTGGCCGCCGTATTTAAAAAGACTAATCGGCATTCTGCAGCAGTAGAGGCAGGGAGGAAAGCAATTGAAATTTCTCCAAATGATACTGAAGCCCACTGTAATCTAGGGAATACACTCTTAGACATAGGGCATCGGGAAGAAGCAATGAAATCTTATTTGACCGTCACTAAATTAGACCCAAATCACGCTGCAAAACATTTAGTTGCGTCGATGTCTGGTGAAAATACAAAGGGGGCTTCAAAAGATTATGTAAAGTGGCTTTTTGATGGATATGCTGAGAATTTTGAGCAGTCTTTAGTAGATACGCTCGATTATAGCGTACCTCATGTTTTAGCTGATCTCATATTTAAAGAAAATGAGGGGAAACCACTAGGCAAAGTTCTTGATTTAGGCTGCGGTACGGGATTATTTGGGCAGGAAATATTAAATCAGTATACCTATTTAGAAGGCATTGATTTATCAGTGAATATGCTCAATAAGGCTGCCGAAAAAGAAATATACGATACATTAGTGTCTCGAGATATTCTTGAATATTTAAGCCAGAAAGAGCTGTGTTATGATTATTTTATAGCAGCAGATGTTTTTGTATATATTGGGGATTTATCAGAAATATTTAAACAGATTAAAAAGCGAAATAAAAAAGGAGCTCGGCTTGCATTTTCAACAGAAGAACTTTCTGGCGACAGCTATAGACTACAGCCCTCAGGACGCTACGCTCACTCAAAAGACTATATACAAAAATTATGTAAGCAGTTTGACTATAAAATTCTTAAACATCATGAAATGGGGATAAGGAAGGATGAAAATGTAGGATATATTCCGGGAGCTTTATATTTGTTAGGCTTTTAG
- the glgA gene encoding glycogen synthase GlgA: protein MNILFVSSECYPLIKTGGLADVVGALPLAFDPSITNTTVFLPGFPDVLKNIKNTQKIAEFTDLAGGKSSLVKGTSSTGLNVIVMIAPHLFDLEGNPYVDMQGHDRAGNHIRYAAFSKAASDLSIGKLADLYTFDCVHAHDWQAGLTFAYLEAENLPKGPKRILTIHNLAFQGLFPKEIFAQLRLPSSMFSSNQLEYWGQVSYLKAGVVFSDHVTTVSPTYAAEIKTEELGMGFGGLLNAIKDRVSGITNGIDQGIWDPESDPQITASYSAQSLAGKALCKKALQEKMGLTRSVKKPLFCVISRLTTQKGLDLVLKAIPHLLKNGAQIAILGSGDHDLEHRYLEAADKYKGSVSTYIGYNEVLAHQVQAGADFILIPSRFEPCGLTQLCAMRYGTIPVVTRVGGLNDTVIDCNESALKLGLGTGIHLNDVTENALIESLDRSLGLFHSKKLTNKIRKNGMKQDLSWKSPAQAYNDLYSL from the coding sequence ATGAATATACTTTTTGTATCTTCAGAGTGTTACCCTTTAATAAAGACCGGAGGATTGGCTGATGTAGTTGGTGCCCTTCCCCTTGCTTTTGATCCTTCCATAACAAATACCACAGTTTTTCTTCCTGGTTTTCCTGATGTGTTGAAAAACATCAAAAACACTCAGAAAATTGCTGAATTTACTGATCTCGCCGGAGGAAAATCCTCTCTTGTCAAAGGAACGTCGTCAACAGGGCTTAATGTGATTGTCATGATCGCCCCTCACCTCTTCGACTTAGAAGGCAATCCTTATGTGGATATGCAGGGGCATGATAGAGCCGGCAATCATATTCGTTATGCAGCTTTTTCAAAGGCAGCCAGCGACCTGTCCATAGGAAAACTTGCGGATCTCTATACTTTTGATTGCGTCCATGCTCACGACTGGCAAGCGGGGTTAACTTTTGCATACCTAGAAGCTGAGAATTTACCCAAGGGCCCAAAACGTATTTTAACCATTCATAATCTTGCATTTCAAGGTCTTTTCCCTAAAGAAATATTTGCTCAGCTAAGACTACCATCCAGCATGTTCAGCTCGAACCAATTGGAATATTGGGGGCAAGTCAGCTATTTAAAAGCCGGTGTTGTCTTCAGTGATCATGTGACCACCGTGAGCCCAACCTATGCCGCAGAAATTAAAACTGAGGAACTTGGAATGGGCTTTGGAGGACTACTAAATGCCATCAAAGATAGGGTTTCCGGGATTACAAATGGTATAGATCAGGGAATTTGGGACCCTGAAAGCGATCCACAAATCACAGCTTCCTATTCTGCGCAATCTTTGGCTGGGAAAGCGCTTTGCAAAAAAGCGCTTCAAGAGAAGATGGGATTGACACGCTCTGTGAAAAAACCACTCTTCTGTGTAATTAGTCGACTGACCACCCAAAAAGGATTGGACCTCGTCTTGAAAGCAATCCCTCACCTTCTCAAAAACGGCGCTCAAATAGCGATACTAGGTAGTGGTGATCATGACTTAGAACATCGTTATTTAGAAGCCGCTGATAAGTATAAAGGCAGTGTTTCTACTTATATTGGGTATAATGAAGTTTTAGCTCATCAGGTACAGGCTGGCGCAGACTTTATCCTTATCCCTTCCCGGTTTGAACCTTGTGGACTAACACAACTTTGCGCCATGAGATACGGTACAATTCCGGTGGTCACACGGGTGGGTGGTCTGAATGATACTGTTATCGATTGTAATGAAAGCGCTCTAAAACTAGGGTTAGGGACTGGTATACATTTGAATGATGTGACGGAGAATGCACTTATTGAAAGCCTGGATCGCAGTTTGGGACTTTTTCATTCAAAAAAGCTCACAAACAAAATACGCAAGAATGGTATGAAACAAGACCTGAGCTGGAAGTCTCCTGCTCAGGCCTATAATGATCTATATTCTTTATAA
- a CDS encoding FkbM family methyltransferase, which translates to MTSIMKYIKAFFRIHYELMRAPLNALERSRFNRVGLLIRNLKSLLKGKYHRFGYASELECFYIEEKGERYYFSNLVRGINLYSEGLSVRRDEIVSSYFIDQIDFAPGDIVIDCGANYGDLWLYLKTQINENTYIPFEPGIEEYKALSLNAPKSLKNNLGLGYENNKKKFFVNNKDADSSFIQPSEYSDIIYVETMRLDDFVKQNNIGEIKLFKCEAEGFEPEVFNGVGSILDQIHYIAVDGGYERGFKKEETFSHQTNLLIAQGFSMVAINFQLGRALFRNKKYI; encoded by the coding sequence ATGACGTCTATCATGAAATACATAAAAGCATTCTTCAGAATTCATTATGAATTGATGCGGGCACCTCTTAACGCACTAGAGCGGTCTCGATTTAATAGAGTTGGCCTTCTTATTAGAAACTTAAAATCCTTGTTAAAAGGAAAATACCACCGTTTTGGATATGCCTCTGAACTAGAGTGCTTCTATATAGAAGAAAAAGGGGAGCGCTATTATTTTTCGAATTTAGTCAGAGGAATTAATTTATACAGTGAAGGATTGTCTGTTAGAAGAGATGAAATTGTCTCTTCTTATTTTATAGACCAAATAGATTTTGCTCCAGGAGACATTGTCATTGATTGTGGTGCTAATTATGGAGATTTATGGCTTTATCTTAAAACCCAGATAAATGAAAATACCTATATTCCTTTTGAACCCGGCATAGAAGAATATAAAGCCTTATCTTTGAATGCACCAAAATCACTCAAGAATAACCTTGGCTTGGGTTATGAAAACAATAAGAAAAAATTTTTTGTTAATAATAAAGATGCCGATTCAAGTTTTATTCAACCTTCAGAATATAGCGATATTATATATGTAGAAACGATGCGCCTCGACGATTTTGTCAAACAAAATAATATTGGTGAGATTAAATTGTTTAAATGCGAAGCTGAAGGATTTGAGCCCGAAGTGTTTAACGGTGTTGGATCAATTTTAGATCAAATTCACTATATAGCCGTCGACGGTGGGTATGAGAGAGGGTTCAAAAAAGAAGAAACTTTCTCTCATCAAACTAATTTGTTAATCGCTCAGGGATTTTCTATGGTGGCTATTAATTTTCAGTTAGGAAGAGCGTTGTTTCGAAATAAGAAATATATATAA
- a CDS encoding PQQ-binding-like beta-propeller repeat protein, whose protein sequence is MIKTTKLITLTAIALCISACSLFEGGKKKVKYDDGGKERISILTNVTVLEADSSIASVPVVLPIPYRNKNWAQSGGSQSHAVHHLETADSLSRAWSVSNGAGNSKYERVISTPVSAEGKVFSVDAKGTVNAFSLSNGRKLWSHDIKIDENVKMGYGGGVAYDNGTVYATSGFGLIVALDASSGRREWTYKYSVPLRGAPTVAEGKVFAISHDNLMVAVDAKSGNFLWDQVGIMESAGMLGAASAAYEDGALVFALSSGELIARRATNGLVLWQDTLRSSRRLTPLATLTDIDANPVIDRGKVYGLSHSGRMVAIDMRSGERSWEADIAGVNTPWIAGNFAYVVTVDSQVLCISLADGRIRWVEQLQRFEDQEKRRDLIKWNGPLLAGNRLFLTSSHGYMLTLSPYTGDVLSGVNVGSGMTTNPIMVDGTLITLTDDGKLIAYR, encoded by the coding sequence ATGATTAAAACAACAAAACTTATTACCCTGACAGCGATTGCACTCTGTATTTCAGCCTGCTCCCTTTTTGAAGGTGGCAAAAAAAAGGTTAAATATGACGACGGCGGAAAAGAGCGAATATCCATCTTAACCAATGTGACAGTTCTTGAAGCTGATAGTTCTATTGCTTCAGTCCCAGTTGTACTGCCAATTCCTTACAGAAATAAAAATTGGGCCCAATCAGGCGGTTCTCAATCACATGCCGTCCACCATTTGGAGACTGCGGATAGTTTATCTCGTGCATGGTCCGTGTCTAATGGGGCAGGGAATAGTAAATACGAACGTGTCATTTCCACTCCTGTCTCTGCAGAAGGTAAAGTCTTTTCCGTTGATGCCAAAGGTACAGTAAATGCATTTTCCCTATCCAATGGTCGCAAACTATGGTCGCATGACATTAAAATAGATGAAAATGTAAAAATGGGCTATGGCGGCGGTGTTGCATATGACAATGGTACTGTCTATGCGACCTCTGGTTTTGGACTGATTGTTGCTCTAGACGCGTCCTCAGGTCGCCGTGAGTGGACATATAAATATTCAGTCCCTCTTAGAGGGGCTCCAACCGTTGCTGAAGGTAAAGTCTTTGCAATCAGCCATGATAACCTTATGGTCGCTGTTGATGCCAAGTCTGGTAACTTCTTATGGGACCAAGTGGGTATTATGGAATCAGCTGGTATGCTGGGTGCAGCCAGTGCTGCCTATGAAGACGGAGCTTTGGTCTTTGCACTTTCGTCTGGAGAATTGATTGCCCGAAGAGCAACAAATGGACTGGTTCTGTGGCAGGATACTCTGCGTTCTTCTCGGAGACTGACACCGTTGGCAACCTTGACTGACATTGATGCAAATCCTGTGATTGACCGAGGTAAAGTCTATGGTCTATCCCACTCAGGCCGAATGGTTGCAATTGATATGCGATCTGGTGAGCGCTCTTGGGAAGCAGACATTGCTGGTGTAAATACGCCTTGGATTGCGGGCAATTTTGCATATGTGGTTACTGTTGACTCTCAAGTATTATGTATTTCACTTGCAGATGGTCGTATCCGCTGGGTTGAACAGCTTCAACGATTTGAAGATCAGGAAAAACGTCGTGATCTTATTAAATGGAATGGTCCTTTGCTTGCGGGCAATCGCTTATTCCTGACGTCCTCACATGGATATATGCTCACACTGTCTCCCTATACAGGAGATGTATTAAGCGGTGTGAATGTTGGCTCTGGTATGACAACAAATCCTATTATGGTGGATGGTACCTTAATAACCCTTACAGACGACGGAAAATTGATCGCTTATCGATGA
- the panB gene encoding 3-methyl-2-oxobutanoate hydroxymethyltransferase, which translates to MSTTPKTENVKLSPMVRRRTAKDIAARKSGEPIVCLTAYITPMAARLDDYCDLLLVGDSLGMVLYGMDNTLGVTLDMMIQHGRAVMRGAKKALVVIDMPFGSYEESKEQAFRNCAKVLSETGAGAVKLEGGIEMAETIAFLVKRGIPVLGHVGLMPQSVNSYGGYGAHGRTENEWQPILDDAQAIAAAGAFATVLEGVAAPLADKITEKTSNPIIGIGASNKCDGQILVTEDMLGLFSFNPKFVKRYMELGTEIVASVEAYASEVRARTFPSDEYTYKMKD; encoded by the coding sequence ATGTCCACAACACCGAAAACAGAAAATGTAAAGTTATCACCAATGGTTCGACGTAGGACTGCGAAGGACATTGCTGCCAGAAAAAGTGGAGAGCCGATTGTCTGTTTAACAGCATACATTACACCTATGGCTGCCCGGCTTGACGATTACTGTGATTTATTGTTGGTAGGTGACAGCTTGGGTATGGTGCTTTACGGCATGGATAATACGCTAGGCGTTACACTAGATATGATGATTCAGCATGGACGTGCTGTCATGCGCGGTGCAAAGAAGGCCCTTGTGGTCATTGATATGCCTTTTGGGTCCTATGAAGAATCTAAAGAACAAGCCTTTAGAAACTGCGCCAAAGTCCTAAGTGAAACTGGGGCAGGAGCTGTTAAGCTAGAGGGCGGAATAGAAATGGCTGAAACCATAGCTTTTCTTGTGAAGCGCGGTATACCGGTTTTAGGTCACGTAGGTCTTATGCCACAAAGCGTTAACAGTTATGGAGGCTACGGCGCACATGGTAGAACGGAAAATGAATGGCAACCCATTCTTGATGATGCACAGGCTATTGCTGCAGCGGGTGCTTTTGCCACCGTATTAGAAGGCGTCGCTGCGCCTCTGGCTGATAAAATTACTGAAAAAACATCAAACCCAATAATTGGTATTGGGGCATCCAATAAATGTGACGGCCAAATCCTCGTTACAGAGGATATGCTTGGTTTATTTAGTTTTAATCCTAAATTTGTTAAGAGATACATGGAATTAGGCACAGAAATCGTTGCATCTGTTGAGGCATATGCCTCAGAAGTTCGAGCTCGAACTTTTCCTTCGGACGAATATACTTACAAAATGAAAGACTAA
- a CDS encoding tetratricopeptide repeat protein — MAKSPEEELAMQEVDEALRRERLEKVWDSYKYWIIGTAVAIVGLVAGREIFVSLKTSSEEASSTAYVEAYKKASSESGETKAVWDSALPNLNETYKGFAQIHLAADYVKKGKITEALDVYNSINATESVDTRIKNLALFSSSLVMIENAVDISAARSNLNLLASGDSLFKKNATEQLALLDYLDGNYMEAQQRLQSLSTATDLTNEMRTRVTKLLSMVEVHLEENKGEE, encoded by the coding sequence GTGGCGAAGTCACCTGAAGAAGAATTAGCAATGCAGGAAGTAGACGAAGCTCTACGCCGTGAACGTCTCGAGAAAGTTTGGGACAGCTACAAATATTGGATTATCGGTACAGCGGTGGCAATCGTTGGTCTAGTAGCGGGTAGAGAAATTTTTGTCTCACTTAAAACAAGTTCTGAAGAAGCCAGTTCGACTGCCTATGTAGAAGCATATAAAAAAGCATCATCTGAATCTGGCGAGACTAAAGCTGTTTGGGATTCTGCACTTCCTAACCTAAATGAGACCTACAAAGGGTTTGCTCAAATTCACCTTGCAGCGGATTATGTCAAAAAAGGCAAAATTACAGAAGCATTGGATGTTTATAATTCAATCAATGCAACTGAGAGTGTCGATACTCGTATAAAGAACCTTGCTCTTTTTTCTTCGTCGCTTGTGATGATTGAAAATGCAGTTGATATTAGTGCCGCTCGATCAAATCTAAATTTACTTGCTTCTGGTGACAGCTTGTTCAAAAAAAATGCAACAGAGCAGCTGGCTCTTCTTGATTACCTTGACGGTAACTATATGGAAGCTCAGCAACGCCTCCAATCTCTCTCTACTGCAACGGATTTGACTAACGAAATGAGAACACGGGTAACAAAACTCTTATCAATGGTTGAGGTACACCTCGAAGAAAACAAGGGCGAAGAATGA